The following proteins come from a genomic window of Rhizobium sp. 007:
- a CDS encoding glycosyltransferase family 4 protein produces MANRYFLGYLGGVERYIASLAAELGRLGVDVVICAAGSDALVQFEGLAVKTVPSQAQLRAFVNRGADVVHAHLPRNPFSFGALRAGHKAGMRTVFTPHAFYPDGSAIKKLAKAVTDLTMTRHTMKICDTVVNLTPQDQADSIRNGLDREKSVIIPNSVSLRELIELEDKSRDIVPPFEQPYVLHVGRFHRVKNIPFLVRAHRRIPDHHLVLIGQDDGELPAVRELVSRLQLEGRVHILERADRALVMAAYMNASAVVLSSRWEGLPTVLLEAMFFKKPFVASDVGGNGWLVERGAPGMIFKLDDEDGYVSSLESACRIPGSSLAGGRALVANEFSWEVNARRLLNIYAKST; encoded by the coding sequence ATGGCAAATAGATATTTCCTCGGTTATCTCGGAGGGGTCGAGCGCTACATCGCCTCCCTTGCTGCCGAACTGGGGAGGCTGGGCGTAGACGTCGTGATATGCGCGGCCGGCAGTGACGCGCTCGTCCAGTTCGAGGGGCTCGCAGTCAAGACGGTGCCGTCGCAGGCCCAACTGCGCGCCTTCGTCAACCGTGGAGCCGATGTCGTCCACGCGCATCTGCCGCGCAATCCCTTCTCTTTCGGGGCCCTCCGGGCGGGCCACAAGGCTGGCATGCGCACAGTGTTCACGCCGCACGCCTTCTATCCCGATGGATCCGCCATCAAGAAGCTCGCGAAAGCGGTGACTGATCTCACGATGACGCGCCATACCATGAAGATCTGCGACACCGTCGTGAACTTGACCCCGCAAGATCAGGCAGACTCGATCCGCAACGGATTGGACAGGGAAAAGTCGGTCATAATCCCGAACTCTGTGTCGCTGCGCGAGCTCATTGAACTCGAGGACAAATCGCGCGACATAGTTCCTCCATTTGAGCAGCCATATGTCCTGCACGTCGGGCGTTTTCACCGCGTGAAGAACATCCCATTTCTTGTCAGGGCGCATCGTAGGATCCCCGACCATCATCTGGTCCTAATCGGCCAGGACGACGGTGAGTTGCCTGCCGTCAGAGAACTCGTCTCGCGACTTCAGCTCGAAGGACGGGTCCATATTCTGGAACGTGCCGATCGGGCTCTGGTCATGGCCGCCTACATGAACGCCTCTGCGGTGGTGCTGAGTTCGCGCTGGGAGGGACTCCCAACGGTTCTGCTCGAGGCGATGTTCTTCAAAAAGCCCTTTGTCGCCTCCGACGTGGGTGGAAACGGCTGGCTGGTAGAGCGCGGTGCTCCCGGAATGATATTCAAGCTGGACGACGAAGATGGTTATGTCTCGTCACTTGAATCCGCCTGCAGGATTCCTGGAAGTTCACTTGCCGGCGGCAGAGCCCTCGTCGCCAATGAATTCTCATGGGAAGTTAATGCCCGGCGCCTCCTGAACATCTACGCTAAGAGTACCTAG
- a CDS encoding NAD(P)-dependent oxidoreductase, producing the protein MSDQNHVLVTGGCGFLGRHVVSRLAAQGCHVTILDDLSAGAPLDTADASIKFVNGDIADPSTVRAVLGERPFDHVIHLAAIHFIPRCDADPRAAFMVNVVGTRNLVEALVPSSSLKSLVFASSVAVYAPSAEVLSEDADTVPMDIYGWSKLVCEDLVRSASVRGGWRAVCCRLSNLIGPGETNPHLFPEIGRQIARGEALIEVGNTTPRRNYLHVMDAADLFVRCIGLSGSDAYTINLGSGEEYSVADILSLFQKAAQRPVKFVEAAARKRKVDRPRLQPNTTVMRGLIGEPQRSVEDAIKAVLTEFALETQPKWSNTG; encoded by the coding sequence TTGAGCGATCAGAACCATGTCTTGGTCACAGGAGGCTGCGGTTTCTTGGGCCGCCACGTCGTGTCGAGGCTTGCGGCCCAGGGGTGCCATGTAACAATTCTGGACGACTTGTCCGCCGGCGCCCCGCTAGACACGGCGGACGCGTCGATCAAATTCGTCAACGGAGACATCGCCGATCCGAGCACCGTCCGGGCGGTCCTCGGCGAGCGGCCTTTCGACCATGTCATCCACCTTGCAGCGATACATTTCATTCCTCGCTGCGACGCGGATCCGAGGGCCGCGTTCATGGTGAACGTGGTCGGAACAAGGAACTTGGTCGAAGCACTCGTACCGTCCTCGTCGCTAAAGTCTTTGGTCTTCGCATCGAGCGTCGCAGTCTACGCGCCGTCCGCAGAGGTCTTATCTGAGGACGCCGATACGGTGCCGATGGATATCTACGGCTGGAGCAAACTTGTGTGCGAAGATCTCGTTCGGAGCGCTTCGGTCCGAGGGGGATGGCGAGCCGTCTGCTGCCGTCTTTCCAACTTGATCGGGCCGGGCGAGACGAATCCGCACCTCTTTCCTGAGATCGGCAGGCAGATTGCAAGAGGAGAAGCGCTGATAGAAGTTGGGAATACGACGCCGAGGAGAAACTATCTGCATGTTATGGACGCAGCCGACCTATTCGTTCGATGCATTGGACTGTCAGGAAGCGACGCCTACACGATAAATTTGGGCTCAGGTGAGGAGTATTCGGTCGCGGACATTTTGAGCCTGTTCCAGAAAGCCGCGCAGAGACCAGTCAAATTCGTTGAAGCAGCAGCGCGTAAGCGCAAGGTCGATCGGCCTAGGCTTCAGCCAAACACTACCGTCATGCGGGGGCTAATCGGAGAGCCGCAGCGCTCGGTCGAGGATGCGATCAAAGCCGTTTTGACGGAGTTTGCTCTCGAAACACAGCCGAAATGGTCAAATACCGGGTAG
- a CDS encoding nucleotidyltransferase family protein has product MRSGGSESGFQVLAALLNGITTGQDQWDKVVQEANRHLVGPALYGWLRHWGLLISVPGEVEKYLRFLYDLNEERNRRLRRQSVETLRVLNEAGIEPLLIKGSALLMIMPEHRLGNRMISDLDLVIDRNNVERSVGRLRGIGYQPLPEDPGPHAYGKFYRPTDVGSLDLHLRPPGPAILYTEGEPLHSTRLEVMGVRVCIPTPVEWVVHLIVHDMILDRRLRTGDVELRHLLDCREIFDLGYEVDWDAVRARLPSGRLALARDLFFLNLQRLAGVKIDGSPAGLLANLLFSRQIARQDHGAYKNLDDFGLSLLRAIWKPFKIAAANQR; this is encoded by the coding sequence ATGAGATCGGGAGGCTCTGAATCCGGCTTCCAAGTGCTGGCTGCGTTGTTGAACGGGATCACTACCGGTCAAGATCAGTGGGACAAGGTCGTGCAGGAGGCCAATCGGCACCTTGTTGGCCCCGCATTATATGGTTGGCTTCGCCATTGGGGGTTGCTTATCAGCGTTCCTGGGGAAGTCGAAAAATACTTGCGCTTTTTGTATGATTTGAACGAAGAGCGAAATCGACGACTGCGCCGACAGTCCGTCGAGACCCTGCGTGTATTGAACGAAGCGGGGATCGAACCATTGCTTATCAAAGGGTCGGCCCTCCTGATGATCATGCCGGAACATCGGCTGGGCAACCGGATGATCAGCGACTTGGATCTGGTGATTGACAGGAACAATGTCGAGCGAAGCGTGGGGCGACTTCGCGGCATCGGCTACCAACCCCTTCCAGAAGACCCTGGTCCACACGCATACGGGAAATTCTATCGGCCTACCGATGTTGGTTCCTTGGACTTGCATCTGAGGCCGCCAGGCCCAGCTATTTTATACACAGAGGGCGAACCGCTCCATAGCACACGCCTCGAAGTGATGGGTGTTCGGGTTTGTATCCCCACGCCAGTGGAGTGGGTGGTACACCTAATCGTTCACGACATGATATTGGACCGCCGTCTGCGCACGGGCGATGTCGAGCTGCGGCATCTTCTCGACTGCCGCGAGATCTTCGACTTGGGGTACGAGGTCGACTGGGATGCGGTCCGTGCCAGGTTGCCGTCAGGTCGACTGGCCCTGGCACGGGATTTGTTCTTCCTGAACCTGCAACGCCTGGCCGGCGTCAAGATCGACGGCAGCCCCGCAGGGTTGCTGGCGAACCTCCTATTTAGCCGTCAAATCGCACGGCAGGATCACGGCGCTTATAAGAATCTGGACGATTTCGGGCTTTCCTTGCTGCGCGCGATCTGGAAGCCGTTTAAAATTGCCGCGGCAAATCAACGATGA
- a CDS encoding YdcF family protein → MSFSASARVSFVPNLGEQKGLRWMILHFPNAVYDLLRVYSERSQERHVFFVLSKLLTAFLVISNLIGLTAFAGIVAFAMRRFRAARILLIMSAVLLLIVGCFPVGSAALLLLEDRFPQPAIQDNVTGIVVLGGEIDTDISTERQTITLTDAGERLTKTAELSLLYPNARILLSGGTANLLSAEEKSEAAVARDLLIEIGVPERRIELEERSRNTCENAVESKAVARPKPGESWLLVTSAFHMPRAVACFRATDFPVIPYPVGYRTRPSDVGRPTRSVSMGLYLADLAAHEWIGLVAYHLAMRTELFPSPDR, encoded by the coding sequence TTGAGCTTCAGCGCCAGCGCGCGCGTATCGTTCGTACCAAACCTCGGCGAGCAAAAAGGACTACGCTGGATGATTCTTCACTTTCCAAATGCAGTGTATGATTTGCTCCGCGTATATTCAGAGCGATCTCAGGAGCGGCACGTGTTCTTCGTTCTTTCGAAGCTTTTAACAGCATTTCTCGTGATATCGAATCTGATTGGATTGACGGCATTCGCGGGGATCGTAGCCTTTGCCATGCGTCGGTTCAGAGCAGCGCGAATTCTTCTGATCATGTCGGCCGTACTTTTGCTGATCGTCGGCTGCTTCCCCGTTGGAAGTGCTGCGCTTCTCTTACTGGAGGACCGGTTCCCGCAACCCGCTATCCAGGACAATGTGACGGGCATTGTTGTCCTCGGCGGGGAAATCGACACTGATATCTCGACCGAACGCCAAACCATCACCTTGACCGATGCAGGCGAGCGGCTCACCAAGACGGCCGAGCTCAGCCTGCTCTACCCCAACGCGAGAATTCTCCTTTCAGGCGGGACGGCGAATTTACTGTCTGCCGAGGAGAAGTCGGAGGCCGCAGTCGCGCGCGACCTTCTCATCGAAATCGGTGTTCCGGAGAGACGGATCGAACTTGAAGAGCGCTCGCGAAACACCTGCGAGAATGCGGTCGAGAGCAAGGCTGTTGCACGTCCCAAGCCGGGGGAGTCGTGGCTGCTCGTCACATCCGCCTTTCACATGCCGAGGGCCGTCGCCTGCTTTCGCGCCACCGATTTTCCGGTCATCCCATACCCCGTAGGCTATCGGACTCGGCCGTCCGATGTGGGACGTCCGACACGTTCCGTCTCTATGGGTTTGTACCTCGCCGATCTGGCCGCTCATGAATGGATCGGACTGGTGGCCTACCACCTCGCAATGAGAACCGAGCTCTTTCCTTCGCCCGACAGGTAG